In Paraburkholderia acidisoli, one DNA window encodes the following:
- the tssB gene encoding type VI secretion system contractile sheath small subunit has translation MAKKESIQKRLQKVRPPRVQLTYEVERGDAIEVKELPFVVGVMGDLAGQSEVEQPRLRDRKFVSIDRDNFDDVMKGIEPRAAFQVENRLSEAGGKFAVDLRFHSMADFNPDEVVAQIEPLRRLLEARSKLADLRNKLAGNDKLEDLLSEVLANTQQLQALAGTGDAAEPQAGDASDPAKDGE, from the coding sequence ATGGCCAAGAAAGAAAGTATCCAGAAGCGCTTGCAGAAAGTGCGGCCGCCGCGCGTGCAATTGACCTATGAGGTCGAACGCGGCGATGCGATCGAGGTAAAGGAACTGCCGTTCGTGGTCGGCGTGATGGGCGATCTCGCGGGGCAATCGGAAGTGGAGCAGCCGCGTCTGCGCGACCGCAAGTTCGTCAGCATCGACCGCGACAACTTCGATGACGTGATGAAGGGCATCGAGCCGCGCGCCGCCTTCCAGGTGGAAAACCGCCTGAGCGAAGCGGGCGGCAAGTTCGCCGTGGACCTGCGCTTTCATTCGATGGCCGACTTCAATCCCGACGAAGTGGTCGCGCAGATCGAACCGCTGCGCCGCTTGCTCGAAGCCCGCTCGAAGCTCGCCGACCTGCGCAACAAGCTCGCCGGCAACGACAAGCTCGAAGACCTGTTGAGCGAAGTGCTCGCGAACACGCAGCAATTGCAGGCGCTGGCCGGCACTGGCGATGCGGCCGAGCCGCAGGCGGGCGACGCCAGCGACCCGGCGAAAGACGGCGAATAA
- the tssC gene encoding type VI secretion system contractile sheath large subunit, producing the protein MNQQTGAARAVAVEDVQTAPSLLDDIVEKSKVAKSESEHARAKDLIGELVNQVLEGTVVVSNNLSATIDARVAELDQLISAQLSAVMHAPEFQRLEGTWRGLEYLCKESNTGSTIKIKALHAPKRDIVRDFKTAVEFDQSALFKKVYEEEFGTFGGAPFGTLIGDYEITRQPEDMYFIEQMSHVAAAAHAPFIASASPELLGLESFADLGRPRDLGKVFDTVEYAKWKSFRDAEDSRYVGLTLPRFLGRLPFNPKDGATAEGFNFVEDVDGTDHSKYLWCNAAWAFAARLTAAFDDFGWCAAIRGVEGGGLVEDLPTHTFKTDDGEVALKCPTEIAITDRREKELSDLGFIPLVHCKNSDYAAFFAAQSVQKPKKYNTDSANANAVLSAQLQYIFSVSRVAHYLKAMMRDKIGSFASAQNVEVFLNRWISQYVLLDDNATQEQKAQFPLREASIQVAEVPGRPGVYRSVAFLRPHFQLDELSISLRLVAELPKPANS; encoded by the coding sequence ATGAACCAGCAGACTGGCGCGGCACGCGCCGTGGCCGTGGAAGACGTGCAAACCGCGCCTTCGTTGCTCGACGACATCGTCGAGAAGAGCAAGGTTGCGAAATCGGAATCGGAACATGCCCGTGCGAAGGACCTGATCGGCGAACTCGTGAATCAGGTGCTCGAAGGCACCGTGGTCGTGTCGAACAATCTTTCCGCGACCATCGACGCGCGCGTGGCCGAACTCGATCAGCTGATTTCCGCACAGTTGAGCGCCGTGATGCACGCGCCGGAATTCCAGCGCCTGGAAGGCACGTGGCGCGGGCTCGAATATCTGTGCAAGGAAAGCAACACGGGTTCGACCATCAAGATCAAGGCGCTCCATGCGCCCAAGCGCGATATCGTGCGCGACTTCAAGACGGCAGTGGAATTCGACCAGAGCGCGCTCTTCAAGAAAGTGTACGAAGAGGAATTCGGCACGTTCGGCGGCGCGCCGTTCGGCACGTTGATCGGCGACTACGAGATCACGCGTCAACCCGAAGACATGTATTTCATCGAGCAGATGTCGCATGTCGCGGCGGCGGCGCACGCGCCGTTCATCGCCTCCGCTTCGCCGGAATTGCTCGGCCTCGAATCGTTCGCCGATCTCGGTCGTCCGCGCGATCTCGGCAAGGTGTTCGACACGGTCGAATACGCGAAGTGGAAGTCGTTTCGCGACGCCGAAGACTCGCGCTACGTGGGTCTCACGCTGCCGCGCTTCCTCGGCCGCCTGCCGTTCAACCCGAAGGATGGCGCCACGGCGGAAGGTTTCAATTTCGTGGAAGACGTGGACGGCACCGACCACAGCAAGTATCTCTGGTGTAACGCGGCATGGGCATTCGCCGCGCGCCTCACGGCGGCCTTCGACGACTTCGGCTGGTGCGCGGCCATTCGCGGCGTGGAAGGCGGCGGTCTGGTGGAAGACCTGCCTACCCACACGTTCAAGACCGACGACGGCGAAGTCGCGCTCAAGTGCCCGACCGAAATCGCCATCACGGACCGCCGCGAAAAAGAATTGAGCGACCTCGGCTTCATTCCGCTCGTGCATTGCAAGAACTCCGACTATGCGGCGTTCTTCGCGGCGCAGTCGGTGCAAAAGCCGAAGAAGTACAACACCGACAGCGCGAATGCGAACGCCGTGCTTTCCGCCCAGCTTCAGTACATTTTTTCGGTCTCGCGCGTCGCGCATTACCTCAAGGCGATGATGCGCGACAAGATCGGCAGCTTCGCTTCGGCGCAGAACGTGGAAGTGTTCCTGAACCGCTGGATTTCGCAGTACGTGCTGCTCGACGACAACGCGACCCAGGAGCAGAAAGCGCAATTCCCGTTGCGCGAAGCGTCGATCCAGGTTGCGGAAGTGCCGGGCCGGCCGGGCGTGTACCGTTCCGTCGCGTTCCTGCGGCCGCATTTCCAGCTCGACGAGTTGTCGATTTCGCTGCGCCTCGTGGCCGAACTGCCGAAGCCGGCGAACTCGTAA
- a CDS encoding Hcp family type VI secretion system effector, which translates to MKDIYLKFGNPAIKGESQDKDHAGWIEIDTWNHSILQPRSATASTAGGHTAERCEHADMRFTKDIDVVSPLLYQHASGGTTFDEVTIDFMRSDGEGNRIKYLEIKLKYVIISSITPEVVGEGLPNEQFSLKYAAVQWKYTQQKIGGNQGGNAQGAWSLTKNDKTYAV; encoded by the coding sequence ATGAAGGACATTTATCTAAAGTTCGGTAATCCCGCGATCAAGGGCGAGTCGCAAGACAAGGACCACGCGGGCTGGATCGAAATCGATACGTGGAATCACTCGATCCTGCAACCGCGCTCCGCCACGGCCTCGACGGCCGGCGGTCACACGGCCGAGCGTTGCGAGCACGCCGACATGCGCTTCACGAAGGATATCGACGTCGTGAGCCCGCTGCTCTATCAACACGCTTCGGGCGGCACGACGTTCGACGAAGTCACGATCGACTTCATGCGTTCGGACGGCGAAGGCAACCGTATCAAGTACCTCGAAATCAAGCTCAAGTACGTGATCATTTCGAGCATCACGCCGGAAGTTGTGGGCGAAGGTTTGCCGAACGAGCAGTTCTCGCTCAAGTACGCGGCCGTGCAATGGAAGTACACGCAGCAAAAGATTGGCGGCAACCAGGGCGGCAACGCGCAGGGCGCGTGGAGCCTCACGAAGAACGACAAGACGTACGCCGTCTAA
- the tssE gene encoding type VI secretion system baseplate subunit TssE: protein MKRFEPGLLDKLFDDDPHSPAPAAVRQLSIDELKATVARDLESILNTRIAFTEHELAALPECRQSILTYGLNDFAGLSLASHYDRAFICRSIQQAIERHEPRLQRVSVTLELNEASTSALYFAIQALLVVHPAEEPVNFDAMLQPSTLQYSVTRARAKS, encoded by the coding sequence ATGAAGCGTTTCGAACCGGGTTTGCTCGACAAGCTGTTCGACGACGACCCGCACTCGCCGGCACCGGCGGCCGTGCGGCAATTGTCGATCGACGAACTCAAGGCCACGGTCGCGCGCGACCTGGAGTCGATCCTCAATACGCGCATCGCGTTCACCGAACACGAACTGGCGGCGTTGCCCGAATGCCGCCAGTCGATACTCACTTACGGGCTCAACGACTTCGCGGGCCTGAGTCTCGCGAGTCATTACGATCGCGCGTTCATCTGCAGGTCAATCCAGCAGGCGATCGAGCGCCACGAACCGCGGCTGCAGCGCGTGAGCGTGACGCTGGAACTGAACGAAGCGTCCACGAGCGCGTTGTACTTCGCGATCCAGGCGCTGCTGGTGGTGCACCCGGCCGAGGAGCCGGTCAATTTCGACGCGATGCTGCAACCATCCACGCTGCAGTATTCCGTCACGCGGGCGCGCGCGAAGTCATAA
- the tssF gene encoding type VI secretion system baseplate subunit TssF, protein MEELLPYYERELSFLRRYSREFAQRYPKIAGRLALTGEHCEDPHVERMIESFALLGARINKRLDDDYPEFTEALLEVLYPHYLRPFPSCSIAQLGTPGAFGNLTEPVLIERGTELKSRPIRGVQCRFRTVYDVTLAPIRISEARFMPAAGAPSATVLPQNASGIISITFESTAPQFDLGALKSGKLRAHLQGEQSFIAALGDCLFVNAIAAYAEPERNGRWRALSSLPYAQAGFDESEALIDYPAKSHPAYRLLTEYFAFPEKFDFVDFNLDAMTRAVGRCRRLTLHIVLKDVRGDSHAARLLDALAAHHLRLFCTPVVNLFKQHGEPIRLDHQAVSYPVVAEARRAFAYEVYSIDSVQLVRQRAHEESVIEFRPFYSLRHGEATRAGHYWFSRRDDWVAQKSPGYETEISIVDIDFDLVEKQAETLSLELTCTNRDLPAGLAIGLEGGDLFIEGGSITSSIALLQRPTPCVRFERRQAAHWRLISHLALNHVSLASEGATTLKEMLSLYDLRRTAVSARHVDGIVDIEQRAAVQWLPGKPFATFVRGLEIRLTVDEDHFVGTSLGTFVRVIDVFFGLYVHINSFVQLVVVSRRTGEEIMRCLPRSGESILA, encoded by the coding sequence ATGGAAGAGTTATTGCCTTACTACGAGCGCGAATTGTCGTTTCTGCGACGCTATTCGCGCGAATTCGCCCAGCGCTACCCGAAAATCGCGGGCCGTCTCGCCTTGACCGGCGAGCACTGCGAAGACCCGCACGTCGAGCGCATGATCGAGTCGTTCGCGCTGCTCGGCGCGCGTATCAACAAGCGGCTCGACGACGATTACCCCGAGTTCACCGAAGCCCTGCTCGAAGTGCTGTATCCGCACTATTTGCGGCCGTTTCCTTCGTGCTCGATTGCGCAACTCGGCACGCCGGGCGCATTCGGCAATCTCACCGAGCCCGTGTTGATCGAGCGCGGTACCGAACTCAAGTCGCGGCCGATTCGCGGCGTGCAATGCCGCTTTCGCACGGTGTATGACGTCACGCTCGCGCCGATCCGTATTTCGGAAGCGCGCTTCATGCCCGCGGCAGGCGCGCCGAGCGCGACCGTATTGCCGCAAAACGCCAGCGGCATCATTTCGATCACGTTCGAATCCACCGCGCCGCAATTCGATCTGGGCGCGTTGAAAAGCGGCAAATTGCGCGCGCATCTGCAAGGCGAGCAATCGTTCATTGCGGCGCTTGGCGACTGCCTGTTCGTCAATGCGATTGCCGCGTACGCGGAGCCCGAACGCAACGGCCGTTGGCGCGCGCTCTCGTCGCTGCCGTACGCGCAGGCGGGTTTCGACGAAAGCGAAGCGCTGATCGATTACCCGGCGAAATCGCATCCGGCCTATCGGCTGCTGACCGAGTATTTCGCGTTTCCCGAGAAGTTCGATTTCGTCGATTTCAATCTCGACGCGATGACGCGCGCAGTGGGCCGGTGCCGCCGTCTCACGCTGCATATCGTGTTGAAAGACGTGCGCGGCGACTCGCACGCCGCGCGTTTGCTCGACGCGCTCGCGGCGCATCATCTGCGGCTGTTCTGCACGCCCGTCGTCAATCTTTTCAAGCAGCACGGCGAACCCATTCGTCTCGATCATCAGGCCGTGTCGTATCCCGTGGTGGCGGAAGCACGCCGCGCCTTCGCCTACGAGGTGTATTCGATCGATTCGGTGCAACTCGTGCGCCAGCGCGCGCACGAGGAATCGGTGATCGAATTCCGCCCGTTCTACTCGTTGCGTCACGGCGAAGCCACGCGCGCGGGCCATTACTGGTTTTCGCGCCGCGACGACTGGGTGGCGCAAAAGAGCCCCGGCTACGAAACCGAAATTTCGATCGTCGATATCGACTTCGATCTGGTCGAGAAGCAGGCGGAAACGTTGAGTCTCGAACTCACCTGCACGAATCGCGATCTACCGGCGGGACTCGCCATCGGGCTCGAAGGCGGCGATCTTTTCATCGAAGGCGGTTCGATCACGAGCAGCATCGCGCTGCTGCAACGGCCCACGCCGTGCGTGCGCTTCGAGCGCCGCCAGGCCGCGCATTGGCGGCTCATTTCGCATCTCGCGCTCAACCATGTTTCGCTGGCGAGCGAGGGCGCGACGACGCTCAAGGAAATGCTTTCGCTGTATGACTTGCGGCGCACGGCGGTGTCGGCGCGCCATGTGGACGGCATTGTCGATATCGAGCAGCGCGCGGCCGTGCAGTGGCTGCCCGGCAAACCGTTCGCCACCTTCGTGCGCGGGCTCGAAATACGGCTCACGGTGGACGAGGATCATTTCGTCGGCACGAGTCTCGGCACCTTCGTGCGCGTGATCGACGTGTTCTTCGGTCTTTACGTGCACATCAACAGTTTCGTGCAACTGGTGGTCGTCTCGCGGCGCACCGGCGAGGAGATCATGCGATGCTTGCCCCGCAGCGGCGAATCGATTCTGGCGTAA
- the tssG gene encoding type VI secretion system baseplate subunit TssG has product MLAPQRRIDSGVIGRLLEEPHRFAFFQAVRLLERWFVDHTETRQRDVLPHRIAFRNTLSLGFPPSEIEGATSYDAAGDPLAGAEQRAAALVAGELDSVDITPAFFGLLGAQGALPLSYTEQIAAREHLRRDRAAREFFDVFSNRATALFYSAWKKYRLPLHYELDRDERYLPLLLALAGVASETSRDGLHEGAGAIFDESIAGHAVAARHQPVSAAYLRNSLSDYFGVPVRVEQFVGKWYDVPPDQLSMLGQRNVVLGATALAGERVWQRDMRARLVIGPLSKAQYEAFLPGAEHAIALERMLTLLARVTLEYEVLLILRREDVGGSRLGAGARLGWDAFLSTHEADRDRSDARYELHVIH; this is encoded by the coding sequence ATGCTTGCCCCGCAGCGGCGAATCGATTCTGGCGTAATCGGGCGGCTGCTCGAGGAGCCGCATCGCTTTGCGTTTTTTCAGGCGGTGCGCCTGCTCGAACGCTGGTTCGTCGATCACACCGAAACGCGGCAGCGCGATGTGCTGCCGCATCGCATTGCGTTTCGCAATACGCTCTCGCTGGGTTTTCCGCCGAGCGAGATCGAAGGCGCGACGTCGTACGACGCGGCCGGCGATCCGCTCGCGGGCGCGGAGCAGCGCGCGGCGGCGCTCGTGGCGGGCGAACTGGACAGTGTGGACATCACGCCCGCGTTCTTCGGTTTGCTGGGCGCACAGGGCGCCTTGCCGCTCAGCTACACCGAGCAGATTGCCGCGCGCGAGCATTTGCGGCGCGATCGCGCCGCGCGCGAATTCTTCGACGTGTTTTCGAATCGCGCCACGGCGCTGTTCTACTCGGCGTGGAAGAAGTATCGCCTCCCGCTCCATTACGAGCTCGATCGCGACGAGCGCTATTTGCCGCTGTTGCTCGCGCTCGCGGGCGTGGCCAGCGAGACCTCGCGCGACGGCCTGCACGAGGGTGCGGGTGCGATCTTCGACGAGTCGATCGCAGGGCACGCGGTGGCTGCGCGCCATCAGCCGGTGTCCGCGGCGTATCTGCGCAATTCGCTCTCCGACTATTTCGGCGTGCCCGTGCGTGTCGAGCAATTCGTCGGCAAATGGTACGACGTGCCACCCGATCAACTGTCGATGCTGGGGCAGCGCAACGTCGTGCTGGGCGCGACGGCGCTCGCGGGCGAACGGGTCTGGCAGCGCGACATGCGCGCGCGGCTCGTGATCGGGCCGCTTTCCAAGGCACAGTACGAGGCGTTCCTGCCCGGCGCCGAACATGCGATCGCTTTGGAGCGCATGCTCACGCTGCTCGCGCGTGTGACGCTCGAATACGAAGTGCTGCTGATCCTGCGGCGCGAAGACGTGGGTGGCAGCCGGCTCGGCGCGGGTGCGCGGCTCGGTTGGGACGCGTTCCTCTCTACTCACGAAGCGGACCGGGATCGCTCCGACGCGCGCTACGAACTGCACGTGATTCACTGA